A single region of the Hippoglossus hippoglossus isolate fHipHip1 chromosome 17, fHipHip1.pri, whole genome shotgun sequence genome encodes:
- the and3 gene encoding actinodin3: MQHQTSRMMFDEFLWRALCCLLFMSGLLEATSLMKVKNPGVNIDSAQAHDFLTNSRPTRNVDPKWHRGTPDFQSYYRYYNSIGHMEGIYEIDRIRILYQQMRHLELTYGPDASSYQNMLGVQTTTAAPATTTLPPPPPTTPAPTPDPLENAQRIYLCNPRDPLCKPQIVYLPTGAVPVLCDPRRNPACRPKTEEEIKAAAPPPPPPPPQKSAPPPSLPPPPVIAAKGMEYDCDPYWDPDCLIDHPPRPIQETSAPEAPAEEKVVIEEEAKAEESAPAEPDIEGNPYPHFDPYDFKRDLYDPFKYANPAPEE, from the exons ATGCAACACCAG ACATCAAGGATGATGTTTGACGAGTTCCTGTGGAGGGCGCTATGCTGTCTGCTGTTTATGTCAG GTTTGCTAGAAGCAACATCTCTTATGAAAGTAAAGAATCCTGGAG TGAACATTGACTCAGCTCAGGCTCATGATTTCTTGACTAATTCTCGACCAACGAGGAATGTCGACCCAAAGTGGCACAGAGGGACTCCTGACTTTCAGTCCTACTACCGCTACTACAACAGCATTGGACACATGGAGGGC aTCTATGAGATTGACAGGATCAGGATACTCTACCAGCAGATGCGTCACTTGGAGTTGACCTACGGCCCAGACGCCTCCAGTTACCAAAACATGTTAGGTGTTCAGACGACTACCGCTGCACCAGCTACAActaccctgcctcctccacctcccaccACCCCTGCTCCAACACCAGACCCCCTGGAGAACGCTCAGAGGATCTACCTGTGCAACCCCAGAGACCCGCTGTGCAAACCTCAGATCGTCTACCTGCCTACGGGGGCTGTTCCAGTGCTGTGTGACCCACGACGCAACCCGGCCTGCAGGCccaaaacagaggaggagattaaggctgcagctcctcctccacctccccctcctccccaaaAGTctgcccctcctccctctcttcctccacctcctgttaTCGCTGCCAAAGGTATGGAGTATGACTGCGACCCTTACTGGGATCCTGACTGCCTCATTGACCACCCTCCCCGCCCTATCCAGGAAACATCTGCACCAGAGGCACCAGCTGAGGAGAAAGTGGTAATAGAGGAAGAAGCAAAAGCTGAGGAGAGTGCCCCTGCAGAACCAGACATAGAGGGAAACCCCTACCCTCACTTTGACCCTTATGATTTCAAACGTGACCTTTATGACCCCTTTAAATATGCCAATCCAGCTCcagaagagtaa